In one window of Plasmodium cynomolgi strain B DNA, chromosome 13, whole genome shotgun sequence DNA:
- a CDS encoding glucose-6-phosphate isomerase (putative): protein MDVTGLKSYKDLVSLSEEEKKVNLKEYLKDKERSELLIKRFKNFYMDLSRQRYGAKTLSKLIEYAEEIKLKEKIEKTFKGEKMNMTENRSVLHTALRIPIEKINTHKIVMDGKNILENVHDVLKKIEAYSDSIRNGTTKTCKNTKFKNLICIGIGGSYLGTEFVYEAMKYYYYNTTVEEKKKKKKKADDEGGCKNDADSNFDMDYDQDEIINIRFLANVDPNDINRAVHNIEQTDTLVVIISKTFTTAETMLNARSIKHWLSLKIKDEKELSKHMVAVSTNLKLTDEFGIMRENVFEFWDWVGGRFSVTSAVGILPLSIAFGYKNMRQFLNGCHDMDEHFLKTKYEENIPILLALTSFYNNQFLDCKNVAILPYFQNLLKFAAHIQQLSMESNGKTVDRSNKLINYNTCQVFFGEPGTNGQHSFYQLIHQGQIIPVELIGFKYSHFPLHFPSEKVSNHDELMTNFFAQADALAMGKSLQEVAQENETSKRKMAPELLTHKVFQGNRPSTLLLFDELNFYTCGLLLSLYESRVVAEGYLLNVNSFDQWGVELGKVLAKEVRNYFHEVRSKKEPAATAHGFNESTKILLAYYLS from the coding sequence ATGGACGTGACCGGGCTGAAGAGCTACAAAGATCTGGTGAGCCTGagcgaggaggagaagaaagtAAACCTGAAGGAATATCTGAAGGATAAAGAGAGGTCAGAGTTGCTAATAAAAAGGTTTAAGAATTTCTACATGGATTTGTCTCGCCAAAGATATGGAGCAAAGACGTTGAGCAAGTTAATTGAGTACGCAGAGGAAATTAagctgaaggaaaaaatcgaaaagacatttaaaggggaaaaaatgaacatgacAGAAAATAGAAGCGTCCTTCACACAGCCTTGCGTATAccaattgaaaaaattaatacacacaaaattgtaatggatggaaaaaatattcttgaaaatgtacatgacgtgttaaaaaaaattgaagcatATTCAGATAGCATTCGAAATGGAACTACAAAGACTTGCAAAAATACcaagtttaaaaatttaatatgtaTAGGTATAGGAGGATCATACCTTGGCACGGAGTTTGTGTACGAGGCGATGAAGTACTACTATTATAATACCACggtggaggagaagaagaagaaaaaaaaaaaggcagacgATGAGGggggatgcaaaaatgaCGCGGATAGTAATTTCGATATGGATTATGATCAAGAcgaaataattaatatacgATTTTTGGCCAACGTGGATCCAAATGATATCAACAGGGCTGTACACAACATTGAACAGACGGACACACTCGTTGTGATCATTTCCAAAACGTTTACAACAGCGGAGACTATGCTGAATGCGAGGTCTATCAAACATTGGCTAagcttaaaaataaaggatgaaaaagaattgaGTAAGCATATGGTTGCAGTCAGCACAAACTTAAAACTGACGGACGAATTTGGCATAATGCGAGAAAACGTATTTGAATTTTGGGACTGGGTAGGAGGGAGATTCTCTGTAACTAGTGCAGTAGGTATTCTACCTCTCTCCATTGCATTtggttataaaaatatgaggCAGTTCCTCAATGGCTGTCACGATATggatgaacattttttaaaaacaaagtatgaagaaaatattcctaTCCTCCTAGCGCTAACGAGTTTTTACAACAACCAATTTTTggattgtaaaaatgtagccattttgccataCTTTCAAAACCTGCTAAAATTTGCTGCTCATATTCAGCAGCTATCCATGGAGAGTAATGGAAAAACGGTGGACCGAAGTAACAAGCTTATTAATTATAACACATGTCAGGTATTTTTTGGAGAACCAGGGACCAATGGACAACATAGCTTCTATCAGTTAATTCACCAAGGACAAATAATTCCTGTAGAATTGATCGGCTTCAAATACTCACACTTCCCTTTACATTTCCCTAGTGAAAAGGTTAGTAACCATGATGAACTCATGACTAACTTTTTTGCGCAGGCTGATGCTTTGGCCATGGGGAAAAGCTTACAAGAGGTAGCTCAAGAAAATGAAAcgagcaaaagaaaaatggctcCAGAATTGCTAACACATAAAGTTTTTCAAGGAAATCGACCTTCCACTCTGCTACTGTTTGATGAATTAAACTTTTACACGTGCGGCTTGCTGCTCTCTCTGTACGAATCCCGAGTTGTCGCCGAGGGATACCTGCTCAATGTCAACAGCTTCGACCAGTGGGGGGTTGAGCTGGGCAAGGTCCTGGCCAAGGAGGTGCGCAACTACTTCCACGAGGTGCGATCCAAGAAGGAGCCCGCCGCCACCGCCCACGGGTTCAACGAGTCCACCAAGATACTGCTGGCTTACTACCTCAGCTAG
- a CDS encoding hypothetical protein (putative) — protein MNQFLLRRCQKFKPFETFKRSKCLINNALSNKNLKWKTTNESYCEYILTPQEEAQLRQNHFRIIASSDINVDGHVMHEGVKNYKDNMNTSTYYKKLNSNLNHIKSDSSLFGHYYVKILNSLMEKVRDVPLINYLYNNIVLRYRVNIHVFVSPLYERINNEKLFVKFQINQNDVRQIMYFLCMHVWIYCAKLNTMNNRYLKILLWEIIWDYYRALLIKYKISEFSFNTYLINMQEYSLGFCIGLDECIGKEFYAGNICNLLFNHIYNEKDQFKNSRELIDLTVYCIRMYHFVRQLPEDNFTHARFTWPDV, from the coding sequence ATGAACCAGTTCCTCCTCCGGCGCTGCCAAAAGTTCAAACCCTTTGAGACATTCAAAAGGTCCAAATGCCTAATCAACAACGCGCTGAGTAACAAAAACTTAAAATGGAAGACCACAAACGAGTCGTACTGTGAGTACATACTCACGCCCCAGGAGGAAGCACAACTAAGACAAAATCATTTTCGCATAATTGCAAGCAGCGACATAAATGTAGATGGGCATGTCATGCACGAAGgcgttaaaaattataaggaCAATATGAACACCTCTACAtactacaaaaaattaaactcCAATTTGAATCACATCAAAAGTGACAGCAGCCTCTTTGGCCACTAttatgtgaaaattttaaacagtCTGATGGAAAAGGTTCGGGATGTTCCCCTTATAAATTACCTGTACAACAATATCGTTTTGAGGTACAGAGTAAATATTCACGTGTTTGTTTCTCCACTGTACGAAAGAATAAACAATGAAAAACTGTTtgtaaaatttcaaataaaCCAAAACGACGTTCGTCAAATTATGTACTTcttatgtatgcacgtgtgGATTTATTGCGCCAAGTTAAATACGATGAATAATCGATATTTAAAGATTCTTCTGTGGGAAATCATATGGGACTATTACAGGGCATTACTCATCAAGTACAAAATTTCTGAGTTCTCTTTCAACACgtatttaattaatatgcAAGAATATTCCCTAGGCTTTTGCATCGGGTTGGATGAATGCATAGGAAAAGAGTTCTACGCGGGAAATATTTGCAACTTACTTTTTAATCACATTTACAACGAGAAAGACCAGTTTAAGAACTCCAGAGAGTTAATAGACTTAACCGTTTACTGCATACGGATGTACCACTTTGTTCGCCAGTTGCCCGAGGACAACTTCACGCACGCGAGGTTTACCTGGCCGGACGTG